GCATGATTCGTTGAAGGCCCGTGCACCGGGTGGCCCCCCTGTCATCGTGAGTCTTCCGACGCGGGACCTGGCGAGGGCCTTTGGCTTCTACCGGAAGGGGCTCGGCTTCGAGCTGATGGTCGAGACGGAGGGCGACGCGATGCCCGAGCCCGTCCACTTCCGGCTCAACGCGGGTGTCAGCCTGATGCTCATCCCCACGGGTGGGTTCGGCTGGGTGGCCGGGGGCAACCGGGTGGCGGAGCAGGGCGTCTCCGAGTGCATCCTGGGCCTGTCGCTGGAGGCGGAGGCCCAGGTGGACGCGCTCATCGCCCGGGCGCGGGAGGCGGGGGCGGAGGTCCCGGCACCGCCGGCGAAGCAGCCCTGGGGGTACTCGGGGACGTTCAAGGACCCGGACGGCCACGTGTGGATGGTGGACGCGGCGGGCTGAGGAGGCTCCGGAAAAGAAAAACCCCGGTGCCACCGTGAGGTGACGCCGGGGAAGTGGCCAGGGTCAGACTTGAACTGACTACCTGCGGATTATGAGACCGCCGCTCTAACCAGGTGAGCTACCTGGCCGTAAGTGGACTGCAACCTACGGCTTTTACTGCGGAACTGCTACTGCCTTCCTACCTGCTCGCCCGGTGTCCCTGCAACCGTTTCGGACTCGACGCCCCGGGAAGCAGCGCTTCGGGGCCGCTCTATACCACATGCTCGGCGCTGGGCAATGGGAACGATGCAGTGGGGTGGTTGACGGGGGGTGGGGTGGGGGCCTGACGGCCAAGGGGGAGAAAGTCGCGGTTCTGGAGCCAGTGGGCGTCATATGGCGGGGCGAATGCGGCGCCTCTGGCGGATGGCCTTCAGGGCATATGGTCCAGCACGTTCTCCGTAGAGGGGCCGGGTTGGCCGTGCCGTCTTCGGGGTAGAGAACATGAATGGTTGAGCTCTCGCGCGTCATAGGCCGACAGCGGTTCACCGTGTCCTGCCAGGAAGGGGTGGTTCCGCTTGCAGAGCGCCTCCTCCGCACAGTCGAAGCGATGGTTTCAGCGG
This genomic window from Myxococcus hansupus contains:
- a CDS encoding VOC family protein, which translates into the protein MAAHDSLKARAPGGPPVIVSLPTRDLARAFGFYRKGLGFELMVETEGDAMPEPVHFRLNAGVSLMLIPTGGFGWVAGGNRVAEQGVSECILGLSLEAEAQVDALIARAREAGAEVPAPPAKQPWGYSGTFKDPDGHVWMVDAAG